One Brachyspira suanatina DNA segment encodes these proteins:
- a CDS encoding MBOAT family O-acyltransferase gives MLFNSRDFLIFFPITLILYWIFPKKLRYICLFIASYIFYMFWNPKYALLMGTSTIVTFLSGILIEKLKYKRIVVAFSFIINIAILVFFKYFDFLLLNINMLLSALNIQLIEKPFDIILPVGISFYTFQALSYTIDVYRGEIKSEKNIIKYALFVSFFPQLVAGPIERSKHLLGQIQNMDKIKRFDYHRITEGLILMLFGYFQKMVIADRASILVDTVFNRYYIYNTTELALSAILFAVQIYCDFASYSLIAIGTAKVMGIDLMENFNTPYFARSIKEFWGRWHISLSTWFRDYLYIPLGGNRCSKIRRSFNILVTFLVSGLWHGANFTFIAWGAIHGVCYLIEDITSKFRNNVLNKLGVKVQSFSFKFLEVIITFIIVDLAWIFFRAETIHDAFYYIQRMFTKIDLWRLFDGSLYKLGLDNFEMNILIISLIVLFLVDLIKYIKKETIYEFLKNQCLYFRWAVIFFLLFFIIIYGKYGAGFDPKQFIYFQF, from the coding sequence ATGTTATTTAATTCCAGAGATTTTTTAATATTTTTTCCTATAACATTGATTTTGTATTGGATATTTCCAAAAAAATTAAGATATATTTGTCTATTTATAGCAAGTTATATATTTTATATGTTTTGGAATCCTAAATATGCATTATTAATGGGTACTTCTACCATTGTAACTTTTTTAAGCGGCATATTAATAGAAAAATTAAAATATAAAAGAATAGTAGTGGCATTTAGTTTTATAATTAATATTGCTATACTTGTATTTTTTAAATATTTTGATTTTCTTCTATTAAATATAAATATGCTTTTATCAGCATTAAATATACAATTAATAGAGAAGCCTTTTGATATTATTTTGCCTGTAGGAATATCATTTTATACATTTCAGGCATTAAGCTATACTATAGATGTTTACAGAGGTGAAATAAAGTCAGAAAAAAACATTATTAAGTATGCTTTATTTGTGTCATTCTTTCCTCAGTTAGTGGCAGGTCCAATAGAACGTTCAAAACATTTGCTAGGTCAAATACAGAACATGGATAAAATAAAAAGATTCGATTATCATAGAATAACGGAAGGTCTTATTTTAATGCTTTTCGGTTATTTTCAGAAAATGGTAATAGCGGATAGGGCTTCTATATTGGTAGATACTGTATTTAATAGATATTATATTTATAACACTACTGAATTAGCATTGTCGGCGATTCTTTTTGCAGTACAGATATACTGTGATTTTGCAAGCTATTCTCTTATAGCAATAGGAACGGCAAAAGTTATGGGTATAGATTTAATGGAAAACTTTAATACTCCATATTTTGCAAGAAGCATAAAAGAGTTTTGGGGAAGATGGCATATATCATTATCTACTTGGTTTAGAGATTATCTTTATATACCTTTGGGAGGAAATAGATGTTCAAAGATTAGAAGAAGTTTTAACATATTAGTAACATTTTTAGTAAGCGGACTTTGGCATGGAGCTAATTTTACTTTTATAGCTTGGGGTGCTATTCATGGTGTATGCTATTTAATAGAAGATATTACATCGAAATTTAGAAATAATGTTTTAAATAAATTGGGTGTAAAAGTACAAAGTTTTAGTTTTAAATTTCTTGAAGTTATTATTACATTTATAATAGTAGATTTAGCTTGGATATTTTTCAGAGCCGAAACTATACATGATGCCTTTTACTATATACAAAGAATGTTCACTAAAATAGATTTATGGCGTTTATTTGACGGTTCATTATACAAATTAGGATTAGATAATTTTGAAATGAATATACTTATAATATCTTTGATAGTGCTTTTTTTAGTTGATTTGATAAAATATATAAAGAAAGAAACTATATATGAATTTTTAAAAAATCAATGTTTGTATTTCAGATGGGCTGTAATATTTTTCTTATTATTCTTCATTATAATATATGGAAAATACGGTGCTGGTTTTGACCCTAAGCAATTTATATATTTCCAATTTTAG
- a CDS encoding class I SAM-dependent methyltransferase, translating into MNEVRKNYYGSLCTEMYEILHERAPEDELNFYLSYAEKGKKILEPLCGSGRFLIPFIERGFDITGIDMSNEMLKKLKLKFPDAKTVHTDIMKYDPKEKFDYIFISSGSVSLFTDIDICKQILIRIKNWLLKTGKFVFAVDTIKNICIDDNDYNIAVSVKTKENFEIVLKSKNYYEEKTQTQFSPSIYEMYNNTELIQSEFMDFQTHLYKYGEMEQYLKEVGFTQVKTFSSFEKEIAVNDKCDMFLFECSFL; encoded by the coding sequence ATGAATGAAGTTAGAAAAAATTATTACGGCAGTCTTTGTACTGAAATGTATGAGATACTGCATGAAAGAGCACCTGAAGATGAATTAAACTTTTATCTATCTTATGCTGAAAAAGGTAAAAAGATTTTAGAACCTTTATGCGGAAGCGGAAGATTTCTAATTCCATTTATAGAAAGAGGGTTTGACATAACAGGAATAGATATGTCCAATGAAATGCTTAAAAAACTAAAATTAAAATTTCCTGATGCCAAAACAGTTCATACTGATATAATGAAATATGATCCGAAAGAAAAATTTGATTATATATTTATTAGTTCAGGTTCAGTATCATTGTTTACAGATATTGATATTTGCAAACAAATTCTAATAAGAATAAAGAACTGGCTTTTAAAAACTGGTAAATTTGTTTTTGCAGTTGATACAATAAAAAATATATGTATAGATGATAATGATTATAATATTGCTGTATCTGTCAAAACAAAAGAAAATTTTGAAATAGTACTTAAATCAAAAAATTATTATGAAGAAAAAACTCAAACTCAGTTCTCGCCATCAATTTATGAAATGTATAATAATACAGAATTGATTCAAAGTGAGTTTATGGATTTTCAGACACACCTTTATAAATATGGTGAAATGGAGCAGTATTTAAAAGAAGTTGGATTTACTCAAGTTAAAACTTTTTCTTCTTTTGAAAAGGAAATTGCAGTTAATGATAAATGTGATATGTTTTTATTTGAATGTAGTTTTTTATAA
- a CDS encoding GNAT family N-acetyltransferase: protein MKHKGTIQLESKRLLLRRFKIEDAKNMYNNWASDDEVTKYLIWQTHDSIDKTKLILTEWTNQYCYKDFYQWAIVLKENNFLTGSIAVVDMNDSIDMISIGYCISKKYWHKGITSEALSILIKFFFEEVEVNRIEAKHNINNPNSGKVMLKCGLKKEGVLRSIYKDNTGLADAAIYSILKNEYFN, encoded by the coding sequence ATGAAGCATAAAGGAACAATACAATTAGAAAGCAAAAGATTATTATTAAGAAGATTTAAAATAGAAGATGCAAAAAACATGTATAATAATTGGGCTAGTGATGATGAAGTTACAAAATATTTAATATGGCAGACTCATGACAGTATTGATAAAACAAAACTCATTTTAACTGAATGGACTAATCAATATTGTTACAAGGATTTTTATCAGTGGGCTATTGTATTAAAAGAAAATAATTTTTTAACAGGAAGCATAGCCGTTGTTGATATGAACGATAGTATAGATATGATTAGTATTGGTTACTGCATATCTAAAAAATATTGGCATAAAGGCATTACATCGGAGGCTTTATCGATATTAATAAAATTCTTTTTTGAAGAAGTAGAAGTTAATAGAATAGAAGCCAAACATAATATTAATAATCCTAATTCCGGAAAGGTAATGCTTAAATGCGGATTGAAAAAAGAAGGAGTATTAAGAAGTATTTATAAAGATAATACAGGACTTGCTGATGCTGCAATTTACTCCATATTAAAAAATGAGTATTTTAATTAA